The Pyrenophora tritici-repentis strain M4 chromosome 8, whole genome shotgun sequence genome contains a region encoding:
- a CDS encoding MSSP multi-domain protein: MADNQSEISSADSAEAQNQLQNEQSEHLLDSPWAKFTAEQLMENCPYTVALKVINTALWGVPAPADANETHATTWVAKAIHDYNVSMAWDDDLFIDYKWDFEGWTKELFSKVERGTLRSLKSVLRHRGVYTGNNHARVADSLYNILGKENTLEWEPAEFRAMKFDQQSEAYQRQQSNKRQQDTQHTVYPAVQQPPQVQQLPQLQQPPQLQQPPQVPQPSQLQRPSQGEQQEQYRVRQGVQSRSQTIEPQQPLHMSGIGR; encoded by the coding sequence ATGGCGGATAACCAAAGCGAAATAAGCTCTGCAGACTCTGCTGAAGCTCAGAATCAACTACAGAATGAGCAATCAGAACACCTCTTAGACTCACCATGGGCCAAATTTACCGCGGAACAACTTATGGAAAactgtccatacacagtTGCACTCAAGGTCATCAATACAGCTCTCTGGGGCGTACCCGCACCGGCGGACGCAAACGAGACACACGCAACAACGTGGGTCGCTAAagctatccacgactacaatgtgtcaatggcctgggacgatgacctcttcattgactacaaatgggactttgaaggatggacgaAGGAGCTATTTAGCAAGGTTGAGCGTGGTACACTAAGGTCTCTTAAGAGTGTGCTACGACACCGGGgagtatacactggcaacaATCACGCCAGGGTGGCGGACTCTCTCTACAACATTCTAGGTAAAGAGAATACTCTTGAATGGGAACCAGCagagtttcgagccatgaaATTCGACCAACAGTCCGAAGCGTACCAGCGCCAGCAGAGCAATAAACGCCAACAGGACACTCAGCACACAGTCTATCcagctgtacaacaaccaccgcaagtacaacaactgccgcaattacaacaaccgccgcaattacaacagcCACCGCAAGTACCACAGCCGTCGCAATTACAACGACCGTCGCAGGGCGAGCAACAagagcagtatagagtgagacaaggcgtccAGAGCCGTTCCCAAACAATAGAGCCACAACAGCCGCTACACATGAGCGGtatagggcgttaa
- a CDS encoding KfrA-N domain containing protein, giving the protein MARLNETSKDAHDQGAQNDTQTIPAESHLEYGDFENDDDLTEAEKATIRQKLATRKRQVTFGRGDGQGNSEDEGNDVNAAERRRQSCRQSLKKAVKPADKTSIELGYDDDTDDMYLRFYGIHDNDEREILADMRNVDDFTACIAEHAESVFGHLADLLSQIAEQAEQLDQAHNEARVQQEAADARVERAQTQARAAAADELAQVTQKCNRMITTKNSYASRLAVLEDELAASRESNVKLYSQISDLYNERSKNRPLARSAVSDNLTATGAKLKDIDIFRGDSTDKEDYKYWRRSARNFLNKTTIHTTVQDQLDYLIDHLRGPAAAQVEYRAAPGARNAYVTAEEVLTELDRIFDTVDKVTEASAALHDSGSGGLKQRDNESFNTWVARFTSTVAPLNLGDNEMIQHAIRLMKFGRNAGLQFRHGDTWEAFAQNCRTQQQLSRLTQSSGNNGTANVSGKKHRPTDADVPAACKSGSIVPASRVPALKATFTNAALQATVVDATDESEN; this is encoded by the exons ATGGCCCGACTAAACGAGACGAGCAAGGATGCCCACGACCAGGGTGCTCAGAACGACACACAAACCATTCCAGCAGAGTCGCACCTTGAGTACGGCGACTTTGAGAATGACGACGACCTCACCGAAGCGGAGAAGGCGACTATTAGACAGAAGCTCGCCACCCGCAAGAGACAGGTCACTTTTGGCCGTGGAGACGGCCAAGGCAACAGCGAGGACGAGGGCAATGACGTCAACGCCGCTGAACGCCGACGACAGTCTTGTAGACAGTCTCTTAAGAAAGCCGTTAAGCCAGCGGATAAGACTTCTATAGAACTAGGctacgacgacgacacgGATGACATGTATCTACGTTTTTATGGCATCCACGACAACGATGAGCGCGAGATCCTCGCGGACATGAGGAACGTTGACGACTTCACCGCTTGCATCGCTGAACATGCTGAGAGTGTCTTTGGACACCTAGCAGATTTGCTTAGTCAGATAGCTGAACAAGCCGAACAGCTAGACCAAGCACATAATGAAGCCCGTGTACAACAAGAAGCAGCTGACGCCCGCGTGGAGCGCGCCCAGACGCAAGCTCGCGCTGCCGCCGCAGACGAGCTTGCCCAAGTCACCCAGAAATGCAACCGCATGATCACTACTAAGAACAGCTACGCTTCACGGCTAGCAGTGCTCGAAGACGAGCTTGCAGCCTCGCGCGAGTCAAACGTGAAGCTCTACTCCCAGATTAGCGACCTCTACAACGAGAGGAGT AAAAACCGACCCCTAGCTCGGTCTGCTGTATCGGACAACCTCACTGCAACGGGTGCAAAGCTGAAGGATATTGACATCTTTCGCGGAGACAGCACCGACAAAGAGGACTACAAGTATTGGCGCCGCAGCGCCAGGAACTTCTTAAACAAAACTACTATCCACACAACTGTTCAAGATCAGCTCGACTACCTGATTGACCACTTGCGAGGACCAGCCGCTGCACAGGTGGAATATAGAGCAGCACCCGGAGCTCGTAACGCCTACGTGACAGCGGAAGAAGTCCTCACGGAACTTGATCGCATCTTTGACACGGTCGACAAGGTCACCgaagccagcgcagcgctACACGACAGCGGCTCTGGAGGATTAAAGCAACGCGACAATGAATCGTTTAACACCTGGGTAGCCCGCTTTACCTCTACAGTCGCACCATTGAACCTGGGCGACAACGAAATGATCCAGCACGCGATCCGACTCATGAAGTTTGGTCGTAACGCAGGTTTACAATTCCGCCATGGTGATACTTGGGAAGCGTTTGCCCAGAATTGCCGCACTCAGCAACAGCTCTCACGTCTCACCCAGAGCAGCGGAAATAATG GCACGGCAAATGTCAGCGGCAAGAAACATCGTCCGACCGACGCAGACGTCCCAGCAGCCTGCAAGTCTGGCTCTATCGTGCCAGCTAGCCGCGTCCCTGCCCTCAAAGCTACATTCACCAACGCCGCCCTCCAGGCCACAGTCGTCGATGCCACCGACGAGTCGGAAAACTAG
- a CDS encoding CHROMO domain containing protein gives MTTYDFIFGTSWLEEHNPHIDWREKTMRFNSEHCYANCLHKGEQVTVRSSRHRRAAAKAKERNPTYANMDIHHVSGEAAAALASRPENGTIWLYPHDFEQLDKDDSDDADERAQASRVFASLFAMDMNALSQEDIDKFHQKLNSPAKTRDEVLDKLPEWLHDLAHRFNPDPATTDLPARRGAVDHSIDIIPGSKHPNAKMYGISKDEGLAVKAYVEDMRGRGEIRESKSDFASPVLVVRKSGGGLRICVDYRALNAVTIKNRNAPPMIKETLARLANVAYFTVVDVIAAFNKIRIKEGDEHKTAFLTRYGLFEYLVMPFGLCNAPGTFQAYINEVLRDYLDEFCSAYLDDVLIYSASLAEHKVHVRKVIESLGEAGLHLDIDKSEFAVQEVRYLGLILTTEGIKMDPAKVKSVLDWGTPTTLKELQAFLGFANFYRRFIVAFSYIARPLTDLTRGTNGDVKLNFPIAQGSAAHDAFEKLKKAFTIAPVLAHFNPALETWVETDSSDTVTAAVLSQVQTDGVLKPVAFISTKMSPAECNYAIYDKELMAIVRAFEEWRPELAGTSDPVKVISDHATLQTFMVNKALNRRQARWAEFLSEFNFKITYRPGRLGSKPDALTRRPGDTPTNPNDPRIIHQTQTILGPDRVDDVIKRDTHTHNDARQAIQLAALLFEYAEEVQTLAGMLYLMSEEAYGVDDLVDDDSTPDIPHAAAPASLARVPGENAPDDGLMTAIVNAYRVDPTLQEIIRAKADGARHLPHTVAIQMKLKLELQDCEIRNSLVYFRGRLFIPYDDDLRKDIVRRFHDTATAGHGGKRSTYYLVSQQYYWPLMTDTVAQYTRSCVVCRRAKPYRDRKQGLLHPLPVPKRFWTDISVDFITPLPDCTRFGRTYSHVMVVIDRLSKSQRFIALDSLEVDAVVRAFVDYVWREEGFPTTIVSDRGSQFVSHFWKELCHRLGVTPKLSTAYHPETDGQTEVANAGLKCYLRAYTNYMQNDWVDWLPLAQLAINNRENVSSGVAPALATKGYLPRMGSELVTEDSPITDARSRAEQLLREDARGTVKRMTDVIRFMQENLRWSQNKMEHYANQHRQPAPDYRVGDKVYIDARNIPTMRPSRGLSVKNLGPYKVRALPNRYAVELALPDCYKQVHPVFHPWLLHLDADQTARPSEGVIAEKHPDGEHDYYVDMVVDCRIDKRRKDTLTNKKGMLQYKVKYTNSPDWNASPAWQDYTDLWGAEEAVEDFHRLYPDKPPPHELYRDLALYLNLVAAYSLGRDDVEVVSVLDSCELALSPSHSLMAQLGPGKVAQLRTSVSKQKQGPEG, from the exons ATGACGACTTACGACTTTATTTTCGGCACTTCATGGCTAGAAGAGCATAATCCACACATCGACTGGAGGGAAAAAACTATGCGTTTCAACAGCGAGCATTGCTACGCCaactgcctacacaaaggCGAGCAAGTCACTGTTCGCAGCAGTCGACACCGACGGGCCGCAGCAAAAGCCAAAGAACGGAACCCGACCTACGCGAACATGGACATACACCATGTGTCAGGTGAGGCCGCTGCCGCACTGGCATCACGACCAGAGAACGGTACTATCTGGCTGTACCCACATGATTTTGAACAACTCGACAAAGATGACAGCGATGACGCCGACGAGAGAGCCCAGGCTAGCCGCGTCTTCGCCTCACTATTTGCCATGGACATGAACGCCCTATCTCAGGAAGACATTGATAAGTTCCACCAGAAGCTGAACTCGCCCGCTAAAACTCGCGACGAGGTCCTAGACAAGTTGCCCGAATGGCTCCACGATCTCGCCCACCGATTTAATCCTGATCCCGCCACGACAGACTTGCCCGCTCGACGAGGCGCGGTCGACCACAGCATTGACATTATCCCCGGATCAAAACACCCAAACGCTAAGATGTACGGCATAAGTAAGGACGAAGGCCTTGCCGTTAAAGCTTATGTTGAGGACATGAGAGGACGCGGTGAGATCCGTGAAAGCAAGTCAGACTTCGCTTCGCCTGTGCTCGTCGTCCGCAAATCTGGAGGTGGACTCCGCATTTGCGTGGACTATAGAGCGCTCAATGCCGTCACTATCAAGAACAGGAACGCTCCTCCGATGATTAAAGAAACGCTCGCGCGGCTAGCTAACGTCGCCTACTTCACCGTGGTCGACGTCATCGCCGCCTTTAACAAAATCCGCATCAAGGAAGGCGACGAACATAAGACTGCCTTCCTAACACGGTATGGCCTATTCGAATACTTAGTGATGCCTTTCGGACTCTGCAACGCACCAGGTACCTTTCAGGCCTACATTAACGAGGTTTTACGCGATTACCTTGACGAGTTCTGCTCTGCATACCTCGACGACGTCCTAATCTACAGCGCGTCTTTGGCAGAGCATAAGGTTCATGTCCGCAAGGTTATCGAGAGTCTAGGTGAGGCCGGACTTCATCTAGACATTGACAAGTCCGAGTTTGCCGTCCAAGAGGTGAGATACCTGGGCCTCATTCTTACAACTGAAGGCATCAAAATGGACCCCGCCAAGGTTAAGTCAGTGCTCGACTGGGGCACCCCAACAACATTGAAAGAGTTGCAAGCATTCCTAGGTTTCGCAAATTTCTACCGAAGGTTTATTGTTGCCTTCTCTTATATCGCGCGGCCGCTCACGGATCTTACCCGCGGGACAAACGGCGACGTCAAGCTGAACTTTCCTATCGCCCAAGGATCTGCTGCCCACGACGCATTCGAAAAGCTTAAGAAAGCATTTACCATCGCCCCGGTCCTCGCGCACTTCAACCCCGCGCTTGAGACCTGGGTCGAAACAGACTCCTCCGACACCGTCACAGCAGCCGTGCTGTCCCAAGTCCAGACTGACGGAGTGCTAAAACCAGTCGCTTTTATCTCCACAAAGATGTCACCAGCTGAGTGCAACTATGCCATctacgacaaggagcttaTGGCCATCGTCCGCGCCTTTGAGGAATGGAGACCAGAGCTGGCCGGCACCTCGGACCCGGTGAAGGTCATCTCAGACCATGCCACCTTACAGACCTTTATGGTCAACAAAGCACTCAACAGGCGTCAAGCAAGATGGGCTGAGTTTCTGAGCGAATTCAACTTTAAGATCACTTACCGACCAGGCAGACTAGGCAGCAAACCCGACGCCTTGACGAGACGCCCCGGCGACACACCCACGAACCCAAACGATCCACGGATCATACATCAGACCCAGACGATCCTCGGCCCCGACCGCGTCGACGACGTCATCAAACGAGACACGCACACACACAACGACGCCCGACAAGCAATTCAACTCGCGGCGCTGTTATTCGAATACGCGGAGGAGGTACAAACGCTAGCAGGCATGCTATATCTAATGAGCGAGGAGGCGTATGGCGTCGATGATTTGGTGGATGACGACTCAACCCCAGAC ATCCCTCACGCTGCTGCGCCAGCTTCCCTGGCACGGGTGCCGGGGGAGAACGCGCCTGACGATGGACTTATGACAGCGATCGTAAATGCCTACCGCGTCGATCCCACACTACAAGAAATAATACGAGCAAAGGCAGACGGCGCCCGTCACCTTCCCCACACTGTCGCCATACAAATGAAGCTGAAGCTAGAGCTACAGGACTGCGAAATCCGCAACAGTCTGGTTTACTTCCGCGGCAGACTCTTCATCCCCTACGACGACGATCTTCGCAAAGACATCGTCCGTCGGTTCCACGACACCGCCACGGCGGGCCACGGCGGCAAGCGCTCTACCTACTACCTAGTTAGCCAACAGTACTACTGGCCGCTCATGACAGACACAGTCGCTCAGTATACCCGGAGTTGTGTAGTTTGCCGACGCGCAAAGCCATACAGAGACCGCAAGCAGGGACTGCTGCACCCGCTCCCCGTACCGAAACGATTCTGGACTGACATTTCAGTCGACTTCATCACACCCCTGCCAGACTGTACTAGATTCGGACGCACCTACTCTCATGTCATGGTCGTGATTGACCGGCTAAGCAAGTCGCAACGGTTTATCGCCCTAGACAGCCTTGAAGTTGATGCTGTTGTCCGAGCATTTGTCGATTACGTCTGGAGAGAGGAAGGTTTCCCTACTACAATTGTGTCTGACCGAGGGTCACAGTTCGTCTCTCATTTCTGGAAGGAGCTGTGTCATCGACTGGGTGTTACACCAAAGCTCTCTACAGCTTACCACCCAGAAACAGACGGCCAGACTGAAGTCGCCAACGCCGGACTAAAGTGTTACCTGCGTGCTTACACGAACTATATGCAAAACGACTGGGTAGACTGGCTGCCACTAGCCCAGCTCGCCATCAATAACAGAGAAAACGTGTCCTCTGGCGTCGCacccgcgcttgccaccaAGGGCTACCTACCTCGCATGGGATCGGAACTAGTCACCGAAGACTCGCCCATTACCGACGCCCGTTCACGCGCAGAACAGTTGCTCCGCGAAGACGCCCGAGGCACGGTGAAAAGGATGACCGACGTTATCCGTTTCATGCAAGAAAATCTTCGCTGGTCCCAAAACAAGATGGAACACTACGCCaaccagcacagacagccCGCTCCAGACTACCGCGTCGGTGACAAAGTCTATATTGATGCCCGCAATATCCCTACGATGCGCCCGAGCCGCGGTCTCAGCGTAAAGAACCTTGGCCCATACAAAGTGCGAGCTTTGCCCAACCGATATGCAGTCGAGCTCGCACTACCAGACTGCTACAAACAAGTCCATCCAGTGTTCCACCCATGGTTACTACACCTGGACGCCGATCAAACAGCTCGCCCAAGTGAGGGCGTCATCGCTGAGAAACACCCTGACGGAGAGCACGACTACTACGTAGACATGGTCGTCGACTGTCGCATAGATAAACGACGCAAGGACACCCTCACAAACAAGAAAGGCATGCTCCAGTATAAGGTTAAGTACACCAACTCCCCAGACTGGAATGCCTCGCCCGCATGGCAAGACTATACAGACCTGTGGGGCGCAGAGGAAGCGGTTGAAGACTTTCACCGTCTCTATCCCGACAAGCCCCCACCTCACGAACTGTATCGAGACCTAGCGTTGTATCTCAACCTAGTCGCCGCATATTCACTTGGTCGCGATGATGTTGAAGTTGTTAGCGTACTAGACAGTTGTGAGCTTGCCCTATCACCTTCGCATTCACTGATGGCACAGCTTGGACCTGGGAAGGTGGCACAACTCAGGACGTCTGTCTCCAAGCAGAAGCAAGGACCCGAAGGATGA